In Labrus bergylta chromosome 11, fLabBer1.1, whole genome shotgun sequence, one genomic interval encodes:
- the LOC109984736 gene encoding TPA-induced transmembrane protein homolog — MDIKMQNIRTNGENGAAHVNGSTDRVTSGNGESVAVDAKETDVLLSVQVDGCNGGRRPSDHAAEPQGNMGHAVEEGCNGEVITSGDDSESQRNPGNASGEIRRIKDELNKVIFCQKVRLWMVIIFIFLLIFAVIISSLLICSVIHEDVDEKFDPTLFKSPLYFNGSFQLPNQVFKEELFTMSFNESQTLAADLQQKLADLYRASPALGRYFSGAEIYAFRNGSVIADYQLKFLMPEEQQGPLRNFILSREMVYNVFRQFLYDQESDESGPMYIDPVSLIMFLRR, encoded by the exons ATGGACATTAAAATGCAGAATATTCGGACGAATGGGGAAAATGGAGCTGCACATGTGAACGGGTCAACTGACCGG GTGACATCCGGTAATGGAGAGAGTGTGGCTGTGGATGCCAAAGAAACAGATGTGTTGCTTTCTGTACAG GTCGACGGCTGTAATGGTGGGAGGAGACCCTCTGATCATGCAGCAGAGCCTCAAGGGAACATGGGACATGCTGTAGAAGAG ggtTGTAATGGGGAGGTTATAACTTCCGGCGATGATTCAGAATCTCAAAGGAATCCGGGAAATGCTTCTGGAGAG attaGAAGAATAAAGGACGAGCTGAATAAGGTCATCTTCTGTCAGAAAGTCAGACTATGGATggtcatcatcttcatctttctcctcaTCTTTGCTGTAATTATATCTTCTCTGCTGATATGCTCAG TTATCCATGAGGATGTGGATGAGAAATTCGACCCAACATTGTTTAAGTCCCCTTTGTATTTTAATGGGAGTTTCCAGCTGCCCAACCAGGTCTTCAAAGAAGAACTTTTCACTATGTCTTTCAACGAGAGTCAAACACTCGCTGCTGACCTTCAACAAAAG CTTGCTGACCTCTACCGAGCCTCCCCTGCTCTGGGACGGTACTTCTCAGGAGCGGAGATATACGCTTTTAG GAACGGATCAGTCATAGCTGACTACCAGCTGAAATTTCTCATGCCTGAAGAACAACAGGGTCCTCTAAGGAACTTTATTCTGAGCAGGGAAATGGTTTACAATGTGTTCAGACAGTTTCTGTATGACCAGGAGTCTGATGAGTCAGGGCCGATGTATATAGACCCAGTGTCCCTCATCATGTTTTTGAGACGGTAG
- the zgc:153184 gene encoding capZ-interacting protein isoform X1, with protein MEKDSPSKPSVAELAGRFKGHILPMPTSNDEFRRRPPCSLKLHNPREDCEESDKTIVTPNPFKIKMKNSAIIEKLQANLALSPTSLLPSPKSPDVKPQPATSSPTISCCPLSPTLRPSHQSSEEEDPVGFSNPPEGNPLPSFNKTRARLSFKRRPPTRQHRRSAGEEAGVLGSALSPCELNSPKENGEDQDQVFNSQAEEDKHRQPASLIEAEEDRDCEKVEEEVVKSDPIDSEELGEGHKTEQISGTSEEGAQPSEPYTAEQIEGTVMAEFGQEEMEEEPKKQVMGCEM; from the exons AAGGATTCTCCATCCAAGCCATCTGTGGCTGAGCTGGCTGGAAGATTCAAAGGCCATATTTTACCAATGCCCACCTCAAATGATGAG tttcgAAGAAGACCTCCTTGTTCCCTAAAGTTGCACAATCCAAGAGAAGACTGTGAGGAATCAGAC AAAACTATTGTTACCCCAAAtccctttaaaataaagatgaagaacTCTGCCATCATTGAGAAACTTCAG gcAAATCTCGCTCTGTCACCCACTTCTCTGCTGCCTTCACCCAAAAGTCCTGACGTGAAGCCTCAACCTGCAACGTCGTCCCCTACCATATCCTGTTGCCCGCTGAGCCCCACCCTGAGGCCCTCACATCAGTCCAGCGAAGAGGAGGATCCTGTCGGCTTCAGCAACCCTCCTGAGGGCAACCCGCTGCCCAGCTTTAACAAG ACTCGTGCACGACTATCATTCAAGAGACGTCCACCCACGAGGCAGCACAGGAGGTCAGCTGGAGAGGAGGCGGGAGTCCTCGGAAGTGCTCTCTCCCCATGTGAACTGAACAGCCCTAAAGAAAATGGGGAGGACCAAGACCAGGTTTTCAACAGCCAAGCAGAGGAAGACAAACACAGGCAGCCAGCCAGTCTAATAGAAGCTGAAGAAGACAGAGACTGtgaaaaagtggaggaggaggtagtAAAGAGTGACCCCATCGACAGTGAAGAGCTGGGGGAGGGGCACAAAACTGAACAGATCTCTGGGACTTCTGAGGAGGGAGCGCAGCCATCGGAGCCTTACACCGCCGAGCAGATAGAGGGCACTGTGATGGCAGAATTTGGCCAGGAGGAAATGGAGGAGGAACCCAAGAAGCAAGTGATGGGATGTGAGATGTGA
- the zgc:153184 gene encoding capZ-interacting protein isoform X2: MEDSPSKPSVAELAGRFKGHILPMPTSNDEFRRRPPCSLKLHNPREDCEESDKTIVTPNPFKIKMKNSAIIEKLQANLALSPTSLLPSPKSPDVKPQPATSSPTISCCPLSPTLRPSHQSSEEEDPVGFSNPPEGNPLPSFNKTRARLSFKRRPPTRQHRRSAGEEAGVLGSALSPCELNSPKENGEDQDQVFNSQAEEDKHRQPASLIEAEEDRDCEKVEEEVVKSDPIDSEELGEGHKTEQISGTSEEGAQPSEPYTAEQIEGTVMAEFGQEEMEEEPKKQVMGCEM; encoded by the exons GATTCTCCATCCAAGCCATCTGTGGCTGAGCTGGCTGGAAGATTCAAAGGCCATATTTTACCAATGCCCACCTCAAATGATGAG tttcgAAGAAGACCTCCTTGTTCCCTAAAGTTGCACAATCCAAGAGAAGACTGTGAGGAATCAGAC AAAACTATTGTTACCCCAAAtccctttaaaataaagatgaagaacTCTGCCATCATTGAGAAACTTCAG gcAAATCTCGCTCTGTCACCCACTTCTCTGCTGCCTTCACCCAAAAGTCCTGACGTGAAGCCTCAACCTGCAACGTCGTCCCCTACCATATCCTGTTGCCCGCTGAGCCCCACCCTGAGGCCCTCACATCAGTCCAGCGAAGAGGAGGATCCTGTCGGCTTCAGCAACCCTCCTGAGGGCAACCCGCTGCCCAGCTTTAACAAG ACTCGTGCACGACTATCATTCAAGAGACGTCCACCCACGAGGCAGCACAGGAGGTCAGCTGGAGAGGAGGCGGGAGTCCTCGGAAGTGCTCTCTCCCCATGTGAACTGAACAGCCCTAAAGAAAATGGGGAGGACCAAGACCAGGTTTTCAACAGCCAAGCAGAGGAAGACAAACACAGGCAGCCAGCCAGTCTAATAGAAGCTGAAGAAGACAGAGACTGtgaaaaagtggaggaggaggtagtAAAGAGTGACCCCATCGACAGTGAAGAGCTGGGGGAGGGGCACAAAACTGAACAGATCTCTGGGACTTCTGAGGAGGGAGCGCAGCCATCGGAGCCTTACACCGCCGAGCAGATAGAGGGCACTGTGATGGCAGAATTTGGCCAGGAGGAAATGGAGGAGGAACCCAAGAAGCAAGTGATGGGATGTGAGATGTGA